A window of Verrucomicrobiia bacterium contains these coding sequences:
- a CDS encoding FAD-binding protein, translating into MNSAARLRALARQLPEGEFRLDLETRQAHSGDRWYAAQTPDAVGLPESVASVSRILAFAARHRIPVTARGSGYGYVGGCVPSHGGIALSLARMNRILSISPGDFVAVVQPGVITGRLQDAVERRGLYYPPDPASRAECSLGGNIATNAGGPRCLKYGVTRDYVLGLQVVLSDGSVVRVGSRTHKNKTGFDLHRLFVGSEGMLGVVTEATLKLIPKPPYRACLGVGFADMASAAKAIRRIFKAGFLPSALELADTFTLRAAERRTGSRLLGRCGAHVIVELDGHRASVCRELDALAKVLRGCRPVLLQRGLGDAGCEKFWGLRRQFSNSLRDTGLTKLNEDIVVPRSRLEDLFRLTARLQRRHRLPLACFGHAGDGNIHVNVMRDDDDPAQRERSEACLDDLFRGVLALGGVITGEHGIGLAKRRWWSDAVSRESRDLHLAIKRALDPAGILNPGKFLPDVASGGRGRSEG; encoded by the coding sequence ATGAACTCCGCCGCCCGGCTGAGAGCTCTGGCGCGGCAGTTGCCCGAGGGGGAATTCCGGCTGGATCTGGAGACCCGTCAGGCGCATTCCGGCGATCGCTGGTACGCGGCGCAGACACCAGATGCGGTGGGCCTGCCGGAGTCCGTGGCATCGGTCAGCCGGATCCTGGCGTTTGCCGCCCGCCACCGGATTCCCGTGACCGCGCGTGGATCGGGCTATGGCTACGTCGGCGGATGCGTCCCTTCTCATGGGGGAATCGCCCTGTCACTGGCGCGAATGAATCGCATCCTCTCGATTTCACCGGGGGATTTTGTTGCGGTCGTTCAACCCGGGGTGATCACGGGCCGCCTCCAGGATGCGGTCGAGCGCCGGGGCCTGTACTACCCGCCGGATCCGGCGAGCCGTGCCGAATGCAGCCTTGGCGGGAACATTGCCACGAATGCCGGGGGACCGCGCTGCCTCAAGTATGGAGTGACTCGGGACTATGTGCTTGGTTTGCAGGTGGTTCTTTCGGATGGATCGGTGGTTCGTGTCGGGTCCCGCACCCACAAGAACAAGACTGGTTTTGACCTCCACCGCTTGTTCGTGGGCAGTGAAGGCATGCTGGGGGTGGTCACCGAGGCGACCCTGAAACTCATCCCGAAGCCGCCCTATCGGGCCTGCCTGGGGGTCGGGTTTGCCGACATGGCCTCCGCTGCAAAGGCGATCCGGCGGATCTTCAAGGCGGGCTTTCTGCCTTCGGCGCTGGAGCTGGCGGACACCTTCACGCTGCGGGCGGCGGAGCGCCGTACGGGGTCCCGGCTGCTGGGACGTTGCGGCGCACATGTGATCGTCGAGCTGGATGGTCACCGGGCCAGCGTCTGCCGGGAACTGGACGCCCTCGCCAAGGTCCTTCGCGGTTGCCGTCCGGTCCTGCTCCAACGAGGTCTTGGAGATGCCGGTTGCGAGAAGTTCTGGGGTCTCCGGAGGCAGTTCAGTAATTCGCTGCGCGATACCGGGCTGACCAAGCTGAATGAGGACATCGTCGTTCCCCGGAGCCGTCTGGAGGATCTTTTTCGCCTGACGGCGCGGCTGCAGCGGCGGCATCGCCTGCCGCTTGCCTGTTTCGGTCATGCCGGGGACGGCAACATCCACGTCAATGTGATGCGGGACGATGACGATCCGGCCCAGCGGGAGCGGAGTGAAGCCTGCCTGGATGACCTGTTCCGCGGTGTGCTTGCCCTTGGGGGCGTGATCACCGGGGAACATGGCATCGGACTGGCAAAGCGGCGTTGGTGGTCGGACGCGGTTTCCAGGGAGTCCCGGGACTTGCATCTCGCGATCAAGCGCGCGCTGGACCCGGCAGGCATCCTGAACCCGGGCAAGTTCCTCCCGGACGTCGCATCCGGCGGTCGGGGGCGTTCGGAGGGCTAG
- a CDS encoding PQQ-dependent sugar dehydrogenase, whose protein sequence is MRQVAGVIRQVFTVLLSLWSGVIAIGSGIPDRVVAGHLTVPLNPGAPGYRFVDALGFRSEAPVAVVSPPGETNRLFIVEQRGRILVVTNLAAPTRTVFLDIRNRTVYGGEQGLLGLAFHPRYAQNGRFFVFRTQMTGPPGVRYLHDVLSEFRVSAHDPNVADSESEIPLFREPDDAANHNGGDLHFGPDGYLYVSVGDEGGGNDNYGNSQRIDRDLFAGILRIDVDRRPGSLPPNRDLNNPAETFAYTTNYAIPPDNPFVGATSFLGREVDPERVRTEFWAVGLRNPWRFSFDRSTGELWIGDVGQSAQEMVFVSRKGANHGWAFREGTLSGPKAGAPAGFLTNPEFNYVAPLYTYPHGTGPLRGRSVTGGVVYRGRLLSALHGAYIFGDYVGGNVWSLKRDAAGGRPVVTRLTGFAAVSAFGTDPRDGAVLACQLSTGLIGRLEYDAEFSGEPLPPLLSGTGAFTDLATLTPADGMVPYDVNLSFWSDGASKQRWFALPSEDSRIGFSPEAPWTAPEGTVWVKHFELQTVPGDSTTRRRVETRFLVRNDLGVHGFAYRWSSPSEALLVPEEGDDEVIDREVDGRMVPVVWRYPGRAECLACHTPQAGHTLSFQTAQLNREIHGFSGTINQVAALSAAGYFSNPPASTRPLRRLAAPEDASVSLEYRARSWLAVNCAPCHRSGGTGGGPLDLRLATRTASTGILFGRLNDDGGDPANLVLLPGDPFHSQLLQRIAVRGPRQMPPLASAIPDPAGVQLIMQWIDELGDPPAQTASGLEALLDGGRVILRAVQPANRSLNLEEAGVLGSDSWEFVDLPGNDPSYPSEPREWQFEIPDGDGGLFRIRPESP, encoded by the coding sequence GTGAGGCAGGTTGCCGGGGTGATTCGACAGGTTTTTACAGTTCTGCTCTCCCTGTGGAGCGGCGTGATCGCGATCGGTTCCGGCATCCCCGACCGGGTGGTTGCCGGGCACCTGACGGTTCCGCTGAATCCCGGGGCACCGGGCTATCGGTTCGTGGATGCGCTTGGGTTCCGTTCGGAAGCGCCCGTGGCGGTCGTCTCGCCCCCGGGGGAAACCAACCGGCTGTTCATCGTGGAACAGCGGGGGCGGATCCTCGTGGTCACCAATCTGGCGGCACCGACGCGTACTGTCTTCCTGGATATCCGGAACCGAACGGTCTACGGGGGCGAGCAGGGGTTGCTCGGACTGGCTTTCCACCCCCGATACGCGCAAAACGGCAGGTTTTTTGTTTTTCGCACCCAGATGACCGGCCCCCCCGGGGTCCGCTACCTGCACGATGTGCTCAGCGAGTTCCGCGTTTCGGCTCATGATCCCAACGTGGCAGATTCCGAATCCGAGATTCCCCTGTTCCGCGAGCCGGATGATGCAGCCAACCACAATGGCGGGGATCTTCACTTCGGTCCTGATGGGTATCTTTACGTGTCGGTCGGAGATGAGGGTGGGGGTAACGATAACTATGGAAACAGTCAGCGGATTGATCGGGACCTATTCGCGGGGATCCTTCGGATTGATGTGGACCGGCGACCCGGCTCGCTGCCCCCCAATCGCGATCTCAACAATCCGGCCGAGACGTTTGCCTACACCACCAACTATGCGATCCCTCCGGACAATCCGTTCGTCGGTGCCACCAGCTTCCTGGGGCGGGAGGTGGATCCGGAGCGGGTCCGGACCGAATTCTGGGCGGTCGGTTTGCGCAATCCTTGGCGGTTTTCCTTTGATCGCAGCACCGGCGAGCTGTGGATCGGAGACGTGGGTCAAAGCGCCCAGGAGATGGTGTTCGTGAGTCGAAAGGGGGCGAATCACGGGTGGGCCTTTCGCGAGGGAACTTTGTCGGGCCCGAAGGCCGGGGCCCCGGCCGGATTCCTGACCAATCCGGAATTCAACTATGTCGCCCCGCTCTACACCTACCCTCACGGCACTGGTCCCCTGCGAGGGCGTTCGGTGACCGGCGGGGTCGTCTATCGCGGGCGCCTCCTCTCGGCATTGCATGGCGCCTACATCTTTGGCGACTACGTCGGCGGCAACGTCTGGTCGTTGAAGCGTGATGCGGCAGGGGGGCGTCCGGTGGTGACACGCCTCACGGGCTTTGCGGCGGTTTCGGCGTTTGGAACCGACCCTCGTGACGGTGCGGTGCTGGCCTGCCAGTTGAGCACCGGCCTCATCGGGCGGCTGGAGTACGACGCCGAGTTTTCCGGTGAGCCCCTGCCTCCGCTGCTGTCAGGGACGGGGGCATTCACGGACCTGGCGACACTCACGCCGGCCGACGGCATGGTGCCCTATGACGTCAATCTGTCGTTCTGGTCGGATGGCGCTTCCAAGCAGCGTTGGTTCGCCCTGCCTTCGGAGGACTCCAGGATCGGGTTCTCGCCGGAAGCTCCATGGACAGCCCCTGAAGGCACCGTGTGGGTCAAGCATTTTGAGCTGCAGACGGTGCCTGGTGATTCCACGACCCGGCGACGGGTGGAAACCCGGTTTCTGGTCCGAAACGACCTCGGTGTCCACGGATTTGCCTACCGGTGGAGCTCCCCCTCAGAGGCTCTGCTGGTTCCGGAAGAGGGAGACGATGAAGTCATTGATCGTGAAGTGGATGGTCGGATGGTACCGGTCGTCTGGCGGTACCCGGGACGGGCGGAATGCCTCGCCTGCCACACGCCTCAGGCAGGCCACACTCTGAGCTTCCAGACCGCCCAGTTGAATCGCGAGATCCATGGGTTTTCCGGGACGATCAACCAGGTGGCCGCATTGTCGGCGGCAGGCTATTTCTCGAATCCGCCGGCATCCACACGTCCGCTCCGCCGTTTGGCGGCCCCGGAGGATGCGTCGGTCAGTCTGGAGTACCGGGCCCGGTCGTGGCTGGCAGTGAACTGTGCCCCGTGCCACCGCAGCGGCGGTACAGGGGGGGGACCCCTCGATCTCCGTCTGGCCACTCGCACCGCCAGTACGGGGATCCTCTTTGGACGTCTGAACGATGATGGCGGTGATCCGGCCAATCTGGTCTTGCTTCCCGGGGATCCGTTTCACTCGCAACTGCTTCAACGGATTGCCGTCCGAGGTCCGCGCCAGATGCCGCCGCTGGCGAGCGCGATTCCGGATCCCGCAGGAGTGCAATTGATTATGCAGTGGATTGACGAGCTGGGAGATCCGCCGGCGCAGACCGCATCCGGGTTGGAGGCCCTTCTGGACGGTGGACGGGTGATCCTGAGGGCGGTTCAGCCCGCAAACCGCTCGCTAAACCTTGAGGAGGCGGGTGTCCTGGGATCCGATTCCTGGGAGTTTGTGGATCTGCCCGGCAACGATCCCTCGTATCCGTCAGAGCCGCGTGAATGGCAGTTTGAGATTCCCGATGGCGATGGGGGGCTGTTTCGGATTCGTCCGGAATCTCCCTGA
- a CDS encoding DUF11 domain-containing protein, producing the protein MSISQKRSSSLRRWMVATATLCGLTALAGSQTVSTGSRASSLLFAQARPTVIIGAPGAAAPAAPTVAAAGSTANCSSVNSGLIQASKSMPAEVSINDTFTYTITVTPVACVGNVVVTETIPPGASLVSTDPQGSAAGGTVTWNLGDLNAGETKVLKVTVKADKEGTLASCATIKADPRVCAQTVVGKPQLAIEKTGPAEAQLGQDVAYSIVVKNIGNAVAKGVVVTDKVPAGLGGVREVPFTVGDLAPGASRTIPITLKAAERGKFCNVAVASAANAPSVQDDACTEIFKHLLKVTKTGPAEEFFGKQATYTVEVHNQGDRPQTQVVVTDTAPSQTKIVNAPGASIAGNTATWTVPTLNAGEKKQFTVVLTTSQQGRFCNTVSARSAQGLTDTAEACTVWKGVPGILIEYVDDPDPIQVGETSNYTIRITNQGYADLTNVTCVVEPDTEVDPVSASSGGTIVNRKVVYPTAPKLAPKQSLTYTYVGKGVEVGQAYTRVLVNCDEVKAPIEEVEVTNVY; encoded by the coding sequence ATGAGCATCTCCCAAAAGCGCTCTTCCAGCCTTCGCCGCTGGATGGTAGCCACCGCCACTCTGTGTGGTCTGACGGCACTCGCCGGCTCCCAGACCGTCTCCACCGGCTCCCGGGCCTCAAGCCTCCTGTTCGCCCAGGCCCGGCCAACTGTCATCATTGGCGCCCCGGGAGCTGCCGCACCCGCTGCTCCGACCGTCGCCGCTGCCGGAAGCACGGCCAATTGCTCTTCGGTGAACAGCGGACTCATCCAGGCCAGCAAATCCATGCCGGCCGAAGTGTCCATCAATGACACGTTCACCTACACAATCACCGTCACCCCGGTGGCGTGCGTCGGTAATGTGGTGGTGACCGAGACCATCCCACCGGGAGCCTCCCTGGTGAGCACCGATCCCCAAGGCAGCGCGGCGGGCGGTACGGTGACCTGGAATCTTGGAGACCTCAATGCGGGCGAGACCAAGGTGCTGAAAGTGACGGTCAAGGCGGACAAGGAAGGCACGCTGGCCTCCTGTGCGACCATCAAGGCCGATCCTCGCGTGTGCGCTCAGACCGTGGTCGGCAAGCCGCAGCTGGCCATCGAAAAGACCGGTCCCGCCGAGGCGCAGCTCGGGCAGGACGTGGCGTATTCGATCGTCGTGAAGAACATCGGCAATGCCGTGGCCAAGGGCGTCGTGGTGACCGACAAGGTTCCGGCCGGGCTGGGCGGTGTGCGTGAGGTTCCCTTCACCGTGGGCGATCTCGCCCCGGGAGCCTCAAGGACCATTCCGATCACCCTCAAGGCGGCCGAGCGCGGCAAGTTCTGCAACGTGGCCGTCGCCTCCGCGGCCAACGCCCCAAGCGTTCAGGACGACGCCTGCACCGAAATCTTCAAACACCTGCTGAAGGTGACCAAGACGGGTCCTGCCGAGGAGTTCTTTGGCAAGCAGGCCACCTACACCGTCGAGGTGCATAACCAAGGTGACCGCCCGCAGACCCAGGTGGTCGTCACGGATACCGCCCCCTCGCAGACCAAGATCGTGAATGCCCCGGGTGCCTCCATCGCCGGCAACACCGCGACCTGGACCGTCCCGACCCTCAATGCGGGCGAGAAGAAGCAGTTCACCGTGGTGCTCACCACCTCCCAGCAGGGACGCTTCTGCAACACAGTGTCGGCCCGGAGCGCACAGGGGCTCACCGATACTGCCGAGGCTTGCACGGTCTGGAAGGGCGTTCCGGGAATCCTGATCGAATACGTGGATGACCCCGATCCGATCCAGGTCGGTGAAACCTCGAACTACACGATCCGGATCACCAACCAAGGGTATGCCGACCTGACCAACGTGACCTGCGTTGTCGAACCCGACACCGAGGTTGACCCGGTCAGTGCGTCGAGCGGCGGTACGATCGTCAACCGCAAGGTGGTCTACCCGACCGCTCCGAAGCTCGCCCCGAAGCAGTCCCTCACCTACACCTATGTGGGCAAGGGTGTCGAAGTGGGTCAGGCCTACACCCGGGTGCTGGTCAACTGCGACGAGGTGAAGGCGCCGATTGAAGAGGTCGAAGTGACCAACGTCTACTAA